A part of Legionella sainthelensi genomic DNA contains:
- a CDS encoding response regulator: MGDIPLHIMIIDDNSSIHMDFIKVLTSSTTRAQLDYFEQKLFDKSLSNESESSDTDSFLPNFIFTTASQGHEAIQKIKQDLKKGIHYALAFVDIRMPPGWDGITTIKKMWQVDPDIQVVICTAYSDFSWGETVKELGMGDNYLILKKPFDIVVVRQLACALTRKWILTNNAKHHEKILQKTVAEQTKTLQQSLSILRSTFESSTDGILVTDLNYKIIDYNSRFVSMWDIPKAMSETNDGLIILYHMLNQLFKPKKYLEELNRLKKILMKSVVVLCLLKMARH, translated from the coding sequence ATGGGTGATATACCATTACACATCATGATTATTGACGATAACTCCTCTATTCATATGGATTTTATTAAAGTTCTTACCTCCTCAACGACTAGAGCACAGCTCGATTATTTTGAACAAAAGCTATTTGATAAATCTCTTTCAAATGAATCAGAAAGTTCTGATACAGATAGTTTTTTACCCAACTTTATTTTTACTACAGCATCACAAGGACATGAAGCAATCCAAAAAATAAAACAAGATCTGAAAAAAGGAATACATTATGCATTAGCTTTTGTCGATATAAGAATGCCTCCAGGATGGGATGGGATCACGACCATCAAGAAAATGTGGCAAGTTGATCCTGACATTCAAGTAGTTATTTGTACTGCCTATTCTGATTTCAGTTGGGGAGAAACTGTAAAAGAACTCGGAATGGGTGACAATTATCTTATTTTGAAAAAACCATTTGATATAGTTGTAGTAAGGCAACTGGCTTGTGCTTTAACCAGAAAATGGATTTTAACGAATAATGCAAAACATCATGAAAAAATACTCCAAAAAACTGTAGCCGAACAAACCAAAACTTTACAGCAATCTTTATCAATTTTACGTTCAACTTTTGAGTCCTCTACAGATGGAATTTTAGTTACGGATCTCAATTATAAAATTATTGACTATAATTCTAGATTTGTTTCCATGTGGGATATTCCAAAAGCCATGTCAGAAACCAATGATGGATTGATTATCTTATATCACATGCTCAATCAGCTCTTTAAACCTAAAAAATATTTGGAAGAGCTTAATCGTCTTAAAAAAATATTGATGAAATCAGTAGTAGTATTGTGTCTTTTAAAAATGGCAAGACATTAG
- a CDS encoding putative bifunctional diguanylate cyclase/phosphodiesterase — protein sequence MSFKNGKTLECYSLPHRLNDIIIGRVWSFHDITERANLEKELTYQAHHDPLTQLPNRALLIDRIRTSINNAKSQKQKFAILYFDLDRFKLVNDNLSHEVGDTLLRMIGQRWGLLVQEGDILARMGGDEFVMICHIVEKNNVYTIANKILNSLKEPFKITNRDLFITTALGISIYPEDGETANDLLKNADLAMYQAKEQGGNQFSFYDVRLYEHNKQCFLIEAELHNALNNNEFFLVYQPQFNMDQQGLLSVEALIRWNHPERGLLLPMEFIPFTEDTGLIIPIGEWILREVCRQIKMWHKKNLPYIHVAVNITSRQLRQPNFIDFVKKTLHEYQLNPRHLEFEISENVVITHPDIIYMLNQLKQIGIKIALDDFGTGNSSISYLKQLHIDCIKIDQSFVQNILTSHSDEVIIEAIISMARSFNFKVIAEGVESQEQLDFLKKQHCDEVQGFLFSEPLTSKEIERYLKNHKILKRPY from the coding sequence GTGTCTTTTAAAAATGGCAAGACATTAGAGTGTTATTCTCTTCCTCATCGTTTAAATGATATTATTATTGGGCGTGTATGGAGTTTTCATGATATCACCGAACGCGCCAATCTTGAAAAAGAACTTACCTATCAAGCACATCATGATCCATTAACCCAGTTACCCAATCGCGCGTTATTGATCGATAGAATACGAACAAGTATCAATAATGCAAAAAGTCAAAAACAAAAATTTGCAATACTTTACTTTGATTTAGATCGATTTAAACTGGTCAATGACAATCTATCCCATGAAGTTGGTGATACATTACTACGCATGATTGGACAAAGATGGGGGTTATTAGTTCAAGAAGGAGACATCTTAGCGAGGATGGGTGGAGATGAGTTTGTTATGATTTGTCACATCGTCGAAAAGAATAATGTTTATACAATTGCCAATAAAATTTTAAACTCTCTGAAAGAACCTTTTAAAATCACAAATCGAGATTTATTTATAACTACGGCCTTGGGGATAAGTATCTATCCTGAAGATGGAGAGACTGCTAATGATCTATTAAAAAACGCTGATTTAGCAATGTATCAAGCAAAAGAACAAGGAGGAAACCAATTTTCGTTTTATGATGTTCGATTATATGAGCACAACAAACAATGCTTTTTAATAGAAGCCGAATTACATAATGCACTGAATAACAATGAATTTTTCTTAGTATACCAACCTCAATTTAATATGGATCAACAAGGATTGTTATCCGTTGAGGCATTAATTCGATGGAATCATCCAGAAAGAGGTTTATTACTCCCTATGGAGTTTATTCCATTTACTGAAGATACTGGTCTGATTATACCTATTGGAGAATGGATTCTTAGAGAGGTCTGTCGACAAATAAAGATGTGGCATAAAAAGAACTTGCCTTATATTCATGTCGCTGTGAATATTACTTCCCGACAATTACGACAGCCCAATTTCATTGATTTTGTAAAAAAAACGTTACATGAATATCAGCTGAATCCGCGGCACTTAGAATTTGAAATTTCGGAGAATGTGGTTATAACACATCCAGATATTATTTACATGTTAAATCAACTGAAACAAATAGGTATTAAAATTGCACTAGATGATTTTGGTACCGGAAACTCGAGCATCAGCTATCTAAAACAACTTCACATTGACTGCATAAAAATAGACCAGTCATTTGTCCAAAATATACTAACCTCACATAGTGATGAAGTGATTATAGAAGCGATTATTTCCATGGCACGAAGTTTTAATTTTAAAGTGATTGCTGAAGGAGTCGAAAGCCAGGAACAATTGGATTTTTTAAAAAAGCAACACTGCGATGAAGTACAAGGTTTTCTTTTTAGTGAACCACTAACATCTAAAGAAATTGAAAGGTATCTAAAAAATCATAAAATATTAAAAAGACCTTATTAA
- a CDS encoding Kdo hydroxylase family protein: protein MNSYLFTQNIEQINHQESIHRLEEGSVLFFPKYYYTSIDPVLFSENVLDGSRKNISYDIRTKKLGAYKKEITGLNDKLLSMMHGYAEFAHQLIQNALPSYMPHLQWGRTSFRPAQVQGRVSSKRKDDTRLHVDSFSASPVHGLRILRVFCNVNPENEPRIWNLGEPFTDVLQRFGPKIASYSKLKAKVLKFVKATKTLRSPYDHYMLHLHDKMKLDDLYQAKVQKIQVDFPAQSTWIVFTDHVSHAALSGQYLLEQTFYLPVDKMANPDFSPLNQWKRIRPELHNTQVDL, encoded by the coding sequence ATGAATTCCTACTTATTCACGCAAAACATAGAGCAAATTAATCATCAAGAAAGTATTCATCGATTAGAGGAAGGTTCGGTTTTATTTTTTCCTAAATATTATTATACCTCTATAGATCCTGTTTTATTCTCTGAAAATGTCCTCGATGGGAGTCGTAAAAATATAAGCTACGATATCCGCACTAAAAAGCTCGGTGCTTATAAAAAAGAAATTACTGGTTTGAATGATAAACTTTTATCGATGATGCATGGTTATGCTGAGTTTGCGCATCAATTAATTCAGAATGCCCTACCTTCTTATATGCCTCACTTACAATGGGGAAGAACCAGTTTTAGGCCTGCACAAGTCCAAGGTCGTGTTTCTTCAAAACGTAAAGACGATACTCGGCTACATGTGGATTCATTTTCAGCCAGCCCAGTCCATGGGTTGAGAATCTTGCGTGTTTTTTGTAATGTAAATCCAGAGAACGAGCCTCGAATTTGGAATCTTGGTGAGCCATTTACTGATGTACTTCAGCGTTTTGGACCTAAAATCGCATCTTACAGCAAACTAAAAGCAAAAGTTCTAAAATTTGTTAAAGCAACCAAAACGTTGCGTTCGCCCTATGATCACTACATGTTACATTTGCATGATAAGATGAAACTTGATGATTTGTATCAAGCAAAAGTTCAAAAGATACAAGTTGATTTTCCTGCCCAAAGTACTTGGATAGTATTTACTGATCATGTATCGCATGCAGCGCTGAGTGGTCAGTATTTACTAGAGCAAACCTTCTATCTCCCGGTTGATAAGATGGCTAATCCAGATTTTTCACCATTGAATCAATGGAAGAGGATTCGTCCAGAATTGCATAACACCCAAGTTGATTTATAA
- a CDS encoding YchJ family protein: protein MLLCPCGSQNTYDRCCGLYLDSHKLPQTPEQLMRSRYTAYSLGKIEYIKSTMKGKALIGFNEFEATQWAKGVKWIDLKVINSDTPTAEKGFVEFAARFSEHNQIKIIHELSEFHKENGRWYYVCGVHKPNLSKIPKPQVARNAPCPCGSGKKFKNCHAK, encoded by the coding sequence ATGTTACTTTGTCCTTGTGGATCGCAAAATACTTATGACAGGTGTTGTGGTTTATATCTTGATAGTCATAAGCTACCACAAACTCCTGAGCAGTTGATGCGCTCACGATATACGGCATACAGCCTAGGAAAAATTGAGTACATCAAAAGTACGATGAAAGGAAAAGCGCTTATAGGCTTTAATGAATTTGAAGCCACTCAATGGGCTAAGGGTGTTAAATGGATAGACTTAAAAGTAATTAACTCTGATACCCCTACTGCTGAGAAAGGTTTTGTCGAGTTTGCTGCACGTTTTTCTGAACATAATCAGATAAAAATCATTCATGAATTAAGTGAGTTTCATAAAGAAAATGGTCGTTGGTATTATGTGTGCGGCGTACACAAACCAAATTTAAGCAAAATCCCTAAGCCTCAGGTTGCGCGTAACGCGCCTTGTCCTTGCGGCAGTGGTAAGAAATTTAAGAACTGTCATGCAAAATAA
- a CDS encoding monovalent cation:proton antiporter-2 (CPA2) family protein — translation MNNHMLLNTFIFLVSASIMVPIASRFKLGSVLGYLTVGILIGPFGFKLIENSQQIMSFGEFGVIMMLFLIGLEVEPAMLWKLRRLIVGLGGLQVVLTTGILTAIGIMLGHAWQETLAISMALSLSSTALVLQMLQEKNLLKTAEGETSFAVLLFQDIAVIPILIIIPLLEQHGTIKVNVHEAAFIMHFPRWMHALLVAGVIGAVILIGHFVSRHLFFIMAKTNLREVFTAFSLALVVGITLLMESIGVSPALGAFIAGVVLANSEYKHAVDADIQPFKGILLGLFFVSVGMGMNFSLFTHKALLILTAVLVLISIKALILSVLGRIFDLTKLQTLGFAFALSQGSEFAFVLFDYASKTKVISNDSASFCTLVVALSMLATPFLLLIYHRVIVPKFMSIVPEREYDSINEKNGIILAGYGRFGQIIGRLLNGEKIKFTVLEKNPEQIALLRKYGYIGHFGDASRLDLLKSAGAEHAKLLIVTVGNPDANLRIVELAKYHFPHLKIYARARNRRHAYELHRAGVDYFIRELFDSSLTMTKEIMKFLGYKSEDIQKKTAAFKKHDETTLIRSFDFFDKESDLINFSRQAKGELERILQSN, via the coding sequence ATGAATAATCACATGCTACTTAATACATTCATTTTTCTAGTGTCGGCGAGCATTATGGTTCCTATTGCGAGCCGATTCAAATTAGGCTCGGTATTAGGATACCTCACTGTTGGCATTCTTATTGGGCCTTTCGGATTCAAACTCATAGAAAACTCACAACAAATTATGAGTTTTGGTGAGTTCGGTGTGATTATGATGTTGTTTCTTATCGGTTTGGAAGTAGAACCTGCGATGCTATGGAAGCTTAGGCGACTTATCGTAGGTCTAGGAGGATTACAAGTTGTCTTAACTACGGGCATACTCACCGCAATTGGGATTATGTTAGGGCATGCCTGGCAAGAAACCTTAGCGATAAGCATGGCTTTATCGCTTTCATCAACAGCCCTTGTTTTACAAATGCTACAAGAAAAGAATCTATTGAAAACGGCTGAAGGCGAAACATCATTTGCCGTATTGTTATTTCAAGACATTGCCGTAATTCCTATATTAATCATCATTCCTCTACTTGAACAGCATGGAACTATTAAAGTCAATGTCCATGAAGCAGCATTCATTATGCATTTTCCTAGATGGATGCACGCTCTTTTGGTAGCAGGAGTAATTGGAGCCGTCATTTTAATAGGTCATTTCGTATCCAGACATTTATTTTTCATCATGGCAAAAACAAACTTACGCGAAGTGTTTACTGCTTTTTCTCTTGCTTTAGTGGTAGGAATTACTTTATTAATGGAATCAATAGGCGTATCCCCTGCCCTAGGTGCATTTATTGCGGGTGTTGTATTGGCTAACTCTGAATACAAACATGCAGTTGATGCAGACATCCAGCCATTCAAAGGAATTTTACTCGGATTATTTTTTGTTTCCGTAGGAATGGGAATGAATTTTTCTCTCTTTACCCATAAAGCGTTACTCATTCTTACAGCAGTTCTTGTATTAATTAGCATTAAAGCGCTTATTCTTTCTGTTCTGGGACGTATCTTTGATTTAACTAAATTACAAACATTGGGATTTGCTTTTGCTTTATCCCAGGGTAGTGAATTTGCCTTCGTTTTGTTTGACTATGCGAGTAAAACCAAAGTAATCAGCAATGACAGCGCATCCTTCTGCACTCTTGTTGTTGCGTTATCAATGCTTGCCACACCTTTTTTATTGCTTATCTACCATCGGGTTATTGTACCTAAATTTATGAGCATCGTGCCTGAACGCGAATATGACTCCATTAATGAAAAAAATGGCATTATCCTTGCGGGCTATGGCCGTTTTGGTCAAATTATTGGGCGTTTGCTCAATGGAGAAAAAATTAAATTTACTGTATTGGAAAAAAATCCTGAGCAAATTGCATTACTTCGAAAATACGGATACATTGGGCATTTTGGCGATGCAAGTCGTTTAGATTTGTTGAAAAGTGCTGGTGCTGAACATGCAAAACTATTAATTGTAACTGTAGGTAACCCTGATGCAAATCTAAGAATAGTTGAGCTAGCCAAATACCATTTTCCCCACCTCAAAATCTACGCGCGAGCTCGTAATCGTCGTCATGCATATGAATTGCATCGAGCGGGTGTGGATTACTTTATTAGAGAGCTATTTGATTCATCCTTAACTATGACCAAAGAAATTATGAAATTCCTAGGCTATAAATCAGAGGATATTCAGAAAAAAACTGCAGCATTCAAAAAACATGATGAAACCACATTAATTCGCTCATTTGATTTTTTTGATAAGGAAAGTGATTTAATTAATTTCTCTCGACAAGCAAAAGGTGAATTAGAACGTATTCTTCAATCCAATTAA
- a CDS encoding cupin domain-containing protein has protein sequence MINLQQISLKTFLSEYWQKKPLVIRKALPEFSNPLSPDELAGLALEEDIESRLVFETPNEKPYWHLKRGPFSVNDFNTLPPTHWTLLVQGVDRLIPEVYALLDHFNFIPQWRVDDIMISYAVLHGSVGPHYDNYDVFLYQAKGKREWSLTTKACNNQNYIKDLELRIMNQFDIEECFILEEGDMLYLPPHVGHYGISLSDECMTYSFGYRSYQGQELLESFSDYLSEKGMFENMYQDPDWSNLQNTSEIIPSAWLNAQKLLQQLIDDEKTIQTWFGCFATRLDQQAELQLPVPLEKEELIGLADFMKEIKEGLNLIRDASCRFAYQNQNEQFEFYINGSAWDIDGVSKDLLSYIANNRYLSYKVLITYLNTKKNQLLIYNLWKLQWLHAEEILI, from the coding sequence ATGATCAACCTGCAGCAAATTTCTTTAAAAACTTTTCTCAGTGAGTATTGGCAAAAAAAACCTCTAGTGATTCGCAAAGCTTTGCCAGAATTCTCTAATCCATTATCTCCAGATGAACTTGCAGGACTTGCACTGGAAGAGGATATTGAAAGCCGTCTGGTCTTTGAAACCCCTAATGAAAAACCTTATTGGCATTTAAAACGAGGGCCATTTTCTGTAAATGATTTTAATACCTTACCACCAACCCATTGGACCTTACTCGTACAAGGTGTTGACCGATTAATTCCCGAAGTTTATGCCTTGCTTGATCATTTTAATTTCATTCCACAATGGCGGGTTGACGATATTATGATCAGCTACGCTGTTCTTCATGGTAGTGTTGGGCCTCATTATGATAACTATGATGTGTTTTTATATCAGGCCAAAGGAAAACGTGAATGGTCGTTAACTACTAAGGCGTGTAATAACCAAAATTATATAAAAGACCTTGAGCTACGTATCATGAATCAATTTGATATTGAAGAGTGTTTTATTCTTGAAGAAGGAGATATGTTATACCTTCCTCCCCATGTGGGCCATTATGGGATCTCTCTGTCTGACGAATGTATGACTTATTCTTTTGGTTACCGCAGTTACCAGGGGCAGGAATTACTAGAAAGTTTCAGTGACTACTTATCTGAAAAAGGTATGTTCGAAAATATGTACCAGGATCCCGACTGGTCTAATTTGCAAAATACGTCCGAAATCATACCTTCTGCCTGGCTCAATGCCCAAAAATTATTACAACAATTAATCGATGATGAAAAAACTATTCAAACGTGGTTTGGATGTTTTGCTACACGACTCGACCAACAAGCAGAACTCCAATTACCAGTTCCTTTGGAAAAAGAGGAGTTAATTGGTTTAGCTGATTTTATGAAAGAAATAAAAGAAGGATTAAATCTTATAAGAGATGCTTCATGCCGATTTGCGTATCAAAATCAAAATGAGCAATTTGAATTTTATATCAATGGGAGTGCATGGGATATTGATGGGGTTAGTAAGGATTTGTTGAGTTATATTGCTAATAATCGCTACTTATCTTATAAAGTACTAATCACCTATTTAAATACAAAAAAAAATCAATTACTTATTTATAATTTATGGAAACTACAATGGCTACACGCTGAAGAAATTTTGATATAA
- a CDS encoding elongation factor P hydroxylase: MHHYDDLINLFEICFANEYNTKLVKGNDEPIYLPADAKRAYHALYFAHGFFSSALHECAHWLIAGEERRKLVDFGYWYMPDGRNEEQQAKFQCVEVKPQALEWILSKAAGYKFHISIDNLNGAESDTAIFKQLVYNQVLHYCKQGLSPRAKKFRHALCLFYNQSAVLNKEDFSLDELS, from the coding sequence ATGCATCATTATGATGATTTAATCAATCTTTTTGAGATTTGTTTTGCAAATGAATACAATACAAAGCTTGTAAAAGGTAATGATGAGCCTATTTACCTGCCCGCAGATGCAAAACGCGCGTATCATGCTTTGTATTTTGCTCACGGTTTTTTCAGTAGTGCGTTACATGAATGTGCTCACTGGTTAATTGCTGGGGAGGAACGTAGGAAGTTGGTTGATTTTGGTTATTGGTATATGCCTGATGGGCGAAATGAAGAGCAACAGGCAAAGTTCCAATGTGTAGAAGTAAAACCACAAGCTTTAGAATGGATACTTTCCAAAGCCGCAGGTTATAAATTTCATATAAGTATTGATAACTTAAATGGTGCAGAGTCAGATACAGCAATATTTAAGCAATTGGTATACAACCAGGTGCTCCATTACTGCAAGCAGGGGCTATCACCACGCGCGAAAAAATTTCGGCATGCTTTATGCCTTTTTTACAATCAATCTGCGGTTTTAAATAAAGAAGATTTTTCTTTAGATGAATTATCTTAG
- a CDS encoding MMPL family transporter gives MSLETPTRKMHKKTLSYRLGKLINKLRWPIIIFWVLVVLSCIPFLPHIIAPFKTTGFVDESSQSAKTELYMDKKLGYDDKNQFIVMYHSTKLLATRSLFKKKMKESLSGLEDFPIKHEIIYPDDKHQISKDKHTAYVAIIIKTNEPINDQQLKQFKDSIKKPYNMTMQIGGEPLFVQNVNKQTQTDLYKADFIATPAAIVTLVVVFGSVVAATLPIILGGGCALIILTTLYFLGHFFTLSIFTINIALLLGLCLCLDYSLFFISRFRDELKNGSNVEEAIATSQETAGKAIFFSGLAVFVSLSALFLFPVNILFSVAVGGLAAVFYAVLISTILLPAILAVLKTKINFLSVRIFRNKNHSSYWRWLAERVVNHPYRFFFPILIFLLLLGYPFLEANFGISDYRIFPKKSENRAFYDTYAEKFNIEELNPIVLVVESPSSPILSRHNLSKIYDFVHKLEQNPLVKEVNGIISSDSDVKKSQYYALYHMNKKLLDSQVKQLLDTTTTKHLTVIRVVSKYPANSPETKKLITQLYHMKVGSGLTLELTGTAVSNSDVLKSIYHFLPYSILWIMVFSYLILLLLLRSIFLPLKAIIMTLLSLCASYGALVLVFQDGYLSQILNFQPQNMLDISLLVIIFCALFGFSMDYEVFLLSRIKEAHRLTKHNNNSIIFGIEKSSRIITSAALIVIVISGSFLVADVLMVKAFGLGIAVAIFVDAFLIRSFLVPATMAIFKNWVWYLPKWLDRILPKI, from the coding sequence ATGAGTTTGGAAACTCCGACTAGAAAAATGCATAAAAAAACATTGTCGTACCGTTTAGGAAAGTTAATTAATAAATTACGTTGGCCCATCATAATTTTTTGGGTGCTCGTTGTCCTGTCCTGTATTCCCTTTCTGCCCCACATCATTGCTCCGTTTAAAACAACAGGTTTTGTTGATGAAAGCTCGCAAAGTGCGAAAACTGAACTCTATATGGATAAGAAACTGGGGTATGATGATAAAAATCAATTCATTGTCATGTATCACAGCACCAAACTGTTAGCTACTCGATCGCTATTTAAGAAAAAAATGAAGGAATCATTATCTGGGTTGGAAGATTTTCCGATCAAGCATGAGATAATTTACCCTGATGACAAACACCAGATCTCAAAAGACAAACATACTGCTTATGTTGCAATCATCATAAAAACAAATGAACCAATTAATGATCAGCAGTTGAAACAATTTAAAGATTCCATAAAAAAACCCTACAATATGACCATGCAAATTGGAGGGGAACCCCTTTTTGTTCAAAATGTAAACAAGCAAACGCAAACAGACCTTTATAAAGCAGATTTCATTGCGACACCGGCAGCGATCGTTACCTTAGTCGTCGTGTTCGGTTCAGTAGTAGCGGCAACTCTCCCCATTATTTTGGGAGGTGGCTGTGCATTAATTATTTTGACTACCCTTTACTTTTTAGGCCATTTTTTTACCCTTTCGATATTCACGATAAATATTGCTTTATTATTAGGACTTTGTCTTTGTCTGGATTATTCGTTATTTTTCATCAGTCGCTTTAGAGACGAATTGAAAAATGGCTCAAATGTTGAAGAAGCCATCGCAACAAGTCAAGAAACAGCAGGCAAAGCAATTTTTTTTAGTGGTTTGGCTGTATTTGTAAGCCTTAGTGCATTATTTCTGTTTCCAGTTAATATCCTCTTTTCTGTTGCAGTAGGCGGCTTAGCTGCCGTATTTTATGCCGTATTAATTTCGACTATTCTTTTACCAGCCATACTTGCTGTTTTAAAAACAAAAATAAATTTCCTTTCCGTACGTATCTTTAGAAATAAAAACCATTCCAGTTATTGGCGTTGGTTAGCCGAACGAGTGGTTAACCACCCTTATCGTTTTTTCTTTCCCATACTTATCTTTTTACTATTACTAGGATACCCATTTTTAGAAGCCAATTTCGGAATATCAGATTACCGTATATTTCCTAAAAAATCGGAAAATAGAGCTTTTTATGATACCTATGCAGAAAAATTTAATATTGAGGAACTTAATCCCATTGTATTGGTAGTTGAATCTCCTTCTTCACCAATATTGTCTCGCCACAATCTGTCTAAAATTTATGATTTTGTCCATAAATTAGAGCAAAATCCTTTAGTCAAGGAAGTTAATGGCATTATCAGCAGTGATTCAGACGTGAAAAAAAGTCAATACTACGCGTTATATCATATGAATAAAAAATTACTCGACTCTCAGGTAAAACAATTGTTAGATACGACAACAACCAAACATTTAACAGTGATTCGTGTCGTTAGCAAATATCCGGCGAATTCACCTGAGACGAAAAAGCTGATTACACAATTATATCATATGAAAGTGGGTTCAGGATTAACTCTAGAACTTACTGGAACTGCTGTAAGTAATAGTGATGTGCTAAAAAGCATCTATCATTTTCTTCCTTATTCCATTTTATGGATTATGGTTTTTTCTTATTTGATTCTTCTTTTATTGTTACGTTCGATATTCTTGCCGTTAAAAGCAATTATTATGACTTTGTTAAGTCTTTGTGCCTCATACGGAGCTCTAGTACTTGTATTTCAAGATGGCTATCTCTCTCAAATCCTGAATTTTCAGCCTCAAAATATGCTGGATATTAGTTTATTAGTCATTATATTTTGTGCTTTATTTGGTTTCTCTATGGACTATGAGGTATTCTTATTATCCCGTATTAAAGAAGCTCATCGATTAACTAAGCATAATAATAACAGTATTATTTTCGGAATTGAAAAGAGCAGTCGTATTATTACGAGTGCCGCACTTATTGTTATCGTTATTAGCGGCTCATTTTTAGTCGCTGATGTATTGATGGTTAAAGCATTTGGCCTTGGGATCGCGGTAGCTATTTTTGTAGATGCTTTTTTAATAAGGAGCTTTTTAGTTCCTGCAACAATGGCAATTTTTAAAAATTGGGTATGGTACTTACCCAAATGGCTGGATCGAATCCTGCCCAAAATTTAG
- a CDS encoding outer membrane beta-barrel protein → MLVKLLKLSLLAFLFIYAPFSLAYKEKPVRHPFYFGAIAGYGSTTWDGLVPSEENQNPALMLSTPIDVEEGGSAWGVLVGYEFTHYFAIEASYMRFADANVHFDPFSLFSFFHEGSETLTTHTETLSLIGKLMVPIPHSEMKIFSGAGVAGVHRRDLIVNDWNPGPTFTVGVNYNFTEHIMGEIAGNFTAGYGESQLNPVDTYYPFLYSVAAHLIYRF, encoded by the coding sequence GTGCTTGTTAAACTATTAAAGTTATCACTATTAGCTTTCTTGTTTATATATGCTCCCTTTAGTTTGGCATATAAAGAAAAACCCGTACGACATCCTTTTTATTTTGGAGCTATTGCTGGTTATGGTTCAACTACTTGGGATGGTTTAGTTCCGTCAGAAGAAAATCAAAATCCAGCATTGATGTTATCTACCCCAATCGATGTTGAAGAAGGGGGTAGTGCTTGGGGCGTTTTGGTAGGATATGAATTTACGCATTATTTCGCAATTGAAGCAAGTTATATGCGCTTTGCTGACGCAAACGTCCACTTTGATCCCTTCAGTCTCTTCAGTTTTTTTCATGAAGGCTCTGAGACGTTAACAACTCATACTGAAACACTCAGTTTAATTGGTAAACTTATGGTACCTATTCCGCATTCTGAAATGAAAATTTTCTCAGGTGCAGGAGTCGCGGGAGTACATCGTAGAGATCTTATCGTTAATGATTGGAATCCTGGGCCAACTTTTACCGTTGGAGTAAATTATAATTTTACAGAACATATTATGGGCGAAATAGCTGGAAACTTTACTGCCGGTTATGGTGAATCTCAACTTAATCCAGTAGATACCTATTATCCTTTTCTTTATTCTGTTGCAGCACATCTTATCTATCGCTTTTGA
- the gstA gene encoding glutathione transferase GstA encodes MKLYYTKSACSLAVRIVLNELGRTFQEEEVDLRAKRTKTEENYLEINPKGAVPALRLDNGDILTENQIILQYLADITPGQKLLAPVGDLLRYHTLEWVNYIATELHKTVGMFFHPNLQEETKNLFMSMVMARLNYINEQLAKGPYLMGDHFTLPDAYLFVILRWAHYFKMDLSTYKNLDRFMNIVGERPAVVTSLQQEKQ; translated from the coding sequence ATGAAGCTGTATTATACTAAGTCAGCATGTTCTTTGGCAGTGCGTATTGTCCTTAACGAATTAGGGCGTACATTTCAAGAGGAAGAAGTTGATTTAAGAGCAAAAAGAACAAAAACAGAGGAAAATTATTTAGAGATAAACCCTAAAGGTGCTGTTCCTGCACTTCGTTTAGATAATGGGGATATACTCACTGAAAATCAAATTATTTTGCAATACTTAGCAGATATTACACCTGGTCAAAAGCTTCTAGCCCCTGTAGGTGATCTCCTGCGTTATCATACCCTTGAGTGGGTCAATTACATTGCCACAGAACTACATAAAACGGTAGGTATGTTTTTTCATCCTAATTTACAGGAAGAAACTAAAAACTTGTTTATGTCTATGGTCATGGCAAGATTGAATTACATTAATGAGCAACTGGCGAAGGGTCCCTATTTGATGGGCGATCATTTTACTCTACCTGATGCTTATTTATTTGTCATTTTAAGATGGGCCCATTATTTTAAAATGGATCTTTCAACCTATAAAAATCTAGATCGGTTTATGAACATAGTGGGTGAGCGCCCAGCTGTTGTGACTTCGCTGCAACAAGAAAAGCAGTGA